The sequence GAAAGGCTGTCTCCTCCGGACATGGCAACGCGAACCGTGGAGAAAGAATCTTTTTCTGCCTGGCGCGCATAGCCCATAAAGAAGGTTGGGGTAGCAGCAATCACCGTTGCCCCATAGGCCGAGATATCCTGCACAATGGATCGATAGGCCAGGGGGTTTGGCTCTGCCACAAGATGACACCCGTGTAATAGGGGAAGCCAGAAATTTGTGGTAAGTCCATAGACATGAAAGTACGGGAGAAGTGACATGAACACATCCTCCTGGCGTATTTCAAAGCATTGGGTAATATCGGCGATATTGCTCAGAATATTACGATGGCTTAACTGCACCGCCTTTGGCTCTTTTTCGCTCCCGCTGGTAAAGAGAATGCACGCCGTATCATCGGGCTTGGAGGAGGCTGAAAAAAAACCGGCAAATTTCTTTTTAATCACCCCAACAACCTTTTGGGTAGAGGTTACAGACTTGACAATATCCTCCACAAAGAGCATTCCCTCCAGGGGCTCTTCGTCCAACTTTTGCAGGAGGGTTCTCGATGAAATAATCGTGGTAAAGCCGCACACCTCTCGTGCGTAGGTGCAGTTTCGTGCAACCCCGGTTGAGTAGTTGAGCATCACAGGAATCTTACCCGCCATGAGCACCGCAAGGGTGGCAATAATGCCCCCCGCAGAAGAGGGCATAAGGATACCGACAAAGGAGTCCTGTGTACTGTGTCGAATTCGATCGCTAAAAATACATGATGCGGTCAGAAGCCGATCATAGGTGTATTCCTGGTTGGTACCCCGATCATACACCGCAAGGGCATCTTTTTTTTGGCGTGCCGTTTCAATGAATACTTCGTGGAGTGTCTTCATACATACCTCTTTCATGAAATAGTGTTCGGGGGATACCCTGTATTCGTTTTAGTGTGGTACAGATGTCATCCCCCTATGCATATAAGATGAATA comes from Chitinivibrio alkaliphilus ACht1 and encodes:
- a CDS encoding AMP-binding protein; protein product: MKTLHEVFIETARQKKDALAVYDRGTNQEYTYDRLLTASCIFSDRIRHSTQDSFVGILMPSSAGGIIATLAVLMAGKIPVMLNYSTGVARNCTYAREVCGFTTIISSRTLLQKLDEEPLEGMLFVEDIVKSVTSTQKVVGVIKKKFAGFFSASSKPDDTACILFTSGSEKEPKAVQLSHRNILSNIADITQCFEIRQEDVFMSLLPYFHVYGLTTNFWLPLLHGCHLVAEPNPLAYRSIVQDISAYGATVIAATPTFFMGYARQAEKDSFSTVRVAMSGGDSLSTALMKEYQERFGLTLLEGYGTTETSPVISVNTLEEHKAGSIGKPLPSVEVKIVDIDTHEECPPGKQGKILVRGDLVMKGYYNNYEETALRIHQGWYNTGDLGVLDKEGFLWHKGRLKRFVKIGAEMVSLVSVEHALSTLLPEEGACCVVDIPDRKKGARIVAAVTEVVNDKKIRRQLRHTLPAIAVPSEFVFMEELPLMASGKVNFREVQRLCRDIFQV